The DNA region ACAACCGCTGTGCGTACCGGCACCGCGGGGAGATAGCGTCTGCACCATGTCTGATGCCGCGCAGCCCACCATTGCCGAGGTACGCGCCGCCGCTGAGGCGGTCAAGGCCGCCATCGACCGTCATCTCGAAGCGGTGTCAAGCCCCAACGCAGCCGATGATCCCGCCGTGTCCGCCGCCTACGAGCAGCTCGCGACGGCGGCCATCGCCTACGACCAACTCCTGTACGAGGCCTACGACGAGGTCACCCCGTTCGAGATCCCCGGCGACGAGGGACCGGGCGGCTACCACGGCCCGGAACAGCCCGAGGCGATCAGCGTGCTGATCCGCCGCGACTACCACGTGGTGGACCCCGAGCGGCTGCGCGCGCAGGCCGAGCGGCTCGACGAGTCGCTGACCCCGGGCGGTGCCGGCGGCGTGAACGCGGCGATCGGCGTGCTGTTCGGCGAGTACGAGCCGGACGAGATCGCCGCCCGCAGCGAGGAGTTCGGCCTCGAGGAGGCGGACTCGACGCTCTGGGTCGCGGCCACCGAGCCGACCGAGCCGGGGGAGTGGCTGCCGGAGCCCTTCGAGCACGCCGACCCGCAGCTGCTGATCTGCCGGTTCGACGTGAGCGAGGTCTACGACGACGAGGACCCCGACGACTGACGTAGCCCGTACGCACGGAGGGCGGGCCCGGGAGCACCGGGCCCGCCCTCCGTGCGTCAGCGGGCAGGAACTAGGACGCGGAGGCCGCGTTCTCCGCGAGGATCGCCCGCAGCCGGGTGGTGCGCGGCTGCGCCGGGCGCTCGGCGACGGCCTGGACGAGCGCCGGGCCGGCCGCGTGGACCACGGACAGGTGCCGCTCGGCGCGCCCGAACGCGGTGTAGACCCACTGCCGGGAGAGCGCCGGACCGGCGTCCTCCGGCACCACGACCACCGCGGCGGGCCAACGGCGGCCCAGCGCCTGGTGGACGGTCAGCGCCCAGCCGTGCCGCAGCCGGCTCGCCTCGGCGGGCGGGACGGTCCGGCGCGAGCCGTCGGCGTACTCCAGGTGCAGGCCGGCGGCGTCGCCGTCCAGCACCCGGGCCGGGCGGGTGATCCCGGGCGCGGGGGACTCCACCACCCGGTCGCCCGGGTCGAAACCGCCGAACCGGCCGGGGCCGGGGTTCAGCCGGGCCTTGGCGGCGGCGTTCAGCGCACGGGTGCCGGCCGGGCCGCCGTGGCCCGGGGTGAGCAGCACCACCTGCTCGGCGCGGATGCCGAGCGCGCGCGGGATGGAGTCGGTGAGCAGCTGGATGGCGCGGTGGACGGCCTCGCCGCCGTCCCTGGCGGTCAGGATGACCACCTCCTTGTCCGGCGCCTCGACCGGCTGGAGCTCGCCGATGCCGACCCCCGAGACCAGCTCGCCGATCGGGCCGAAGTCCGGGGTGCGGGAGGCGACCGTCGGGCAGACCTTGGCGGCCAGCAGGTCGGCGAAGAACCGGCCCGGGCCGGCCGACCAGAGCTGGCCCGGGTCCCCGCTGAGCACCAGCCGGGTGCCGTCCGCGAGCGACTCCAGCAGGGTGGCGGCGAGTTCGACGTCCAGCAGCGGCGCGTCCAGCACGACCAGGAGGTCCAGGGCGAGCGAGCCGTCGTGGGCGCGACCGGGGCCGGCCGCGCCGGACAGCAGCTCGGCGAGGGTGACCACCGGGGTCTCGGCCTCGCTGAGGGAGTCGAAGGACTCCTTGCCCTGGTCGGTCCAGGTGGCGGCCCAGGCCCGCAGTCCGAGCCCCCCGGCGGCGGCCAACAGCGCGGCCGGCTCGGCCCGGGCCGCCTCGCCGCCGGTGTGCAGCACCAGGGCGCTCTCGGCGACGGCCCGGATCAGGGCGGTAGCGGAGGAGGAGGGCGCGGCCTCGGCGGCGGCCGCCCAGGCGGCGGGGCCCGGGGAGACGGGCGCGGTCTCGGTGGACTCCTCCGACTCCGACGTCGGCTCCTCGGTGTCCTCGACCTTGACGTCCTCGCCCGGCACGAAGGTGGCCATCAGCTGGAGCAGCTTCTCGGCGAGGCTGACCTCCGCCATCGCGAGCCCCTCCAGCGCGAGCAGCGCGTGCGTCGGCGTCTCGTCCTCCTCACCGCCCGCCGCGTGCGCCTCGGCCCCGCTCAGCTCCTCCTGGAAGAGCAGCACCCGCCCGTCCGCGAGGACCTCCTCGATCGCGGCGGCCGGATCGGGCATCCGGAGCCGTTCGAGCCCGGCGGCCACCTCGGCCAGCTCCTGGGCCGAGTGCCCGCGCAGTGCCGCCTGCTCCAGCTGCCAGACCACCAGCGCCCGGGCCCGGCGAGGGTCGTCCGGGGCGGCCTCGTCGCCGAGCAGCCCGCGGGCGAAGTGGTCCGCGTGCTCGGGGCGTACGCCCGGCAGGCCGAGGACCGCCCAGGGGTCCTGGCGCAGCCGTTCGGCGGCGCCGTCGCCGAACGCGGCCACCGCGGCGGCCGCCAGCTCGACGGGGGCGCCGCCGGCGGTCAGCACCGCGACCGTCTCCTGGAGCACGTCGGCGCTCGGCTCGTGGGACCGCACCGCCGGGGCAGCGGGAGCGGCCGGGACGGGCGCGGCGGGTGCTGCGGGCCTGGCGGGTGCCGACGGAGCGGCCGACACCTGGACGTCCTCGGCCCCGGAAGTCTCCGGCCCGGTGTCCTCGGGCTCCGC from Kitasatospora cathayae includes:
- a CDS encoding helix-hairpin-helix domain-containing protein yields the protein MSDTGNGAPEGTALSPAEKAAKIAELAARVRRIEQQEAKPGAHRLGPSAPKVAEPEDTGPETSGAEDVQVSAAPSAPARPAAPAAPVPAAPAAPAVRSHEPSADVLQETVAVLTAGGAPVELAAAAVAAFGDGAAERLRQDPWAVLGLPGVRPEHADHFARGLLGDEAAPDDPRRARALVVWQLEQAALRGHSAQELAEVAAGLERLRMPDPAAAIEEVLADGRVLLFQEELSGAEAHAAGGEEDETPTHALLALEGLAMAEVSLAEKLLQLMATFVPGEDVKVEDTEEPTSESEESTETAPVSPGPAAWAAAAEAAPSSSATALIRAVAESALVLHTGGEAARAEPAALLAAAGGLGLRAWAATWTDQGKESFDSLSEAETPVVTLAELLSGAAGPGRAHDGSLALDLLVVLDAPLLDVELAATLLESLADGTRLVLSGDPGQLWSAGPGRFFADLLAAKVCPTVASRTPDFGPIGELVSGVGIGELQPVEAPDKEVVILTARDGGEAVHRAIQLLTDSIPRALGIRAEQVVLLTPGHGGPAGTRALNAAAKARLNPGPGRFGGFDPGDRVVESPAPGITRPARVLDGDAAGLHLEYADGSRRTVPPAEASRLRHGWALTVHQALGRRWPAAVVVVPEDAGPALSRQWVYTAFGRAERHLSVVHAAGPALVQAVAERPAQPRTTRLRAILAENAASAS